A genomic segment from Truepera sp. encodes:
- a CDS encoding carbohydrate ABC transporter permease, whose amino-acid sequence MAASAVKQRRSGTSRPGAKGRRLVGRSAFYLVITLFTVFAALPFYVMLITAFKRNADFFDPNANPFWFNQSPTMEHIRLLFQDTLFVRWLLNSFMVGGLVVVITLLLAIPAAYSLARLAGSWGEALAIGIFLTYLIPPTLLFLPFAKVIAFLGLQNSLWALVVAYPTFTVPFCTWLLMGFFKGIPTDIEEQAMVDGYTRFGAFVRAVLPLAVPGILTVVVFAFTLSMSEFVYALTFVQDSAQKTVSIGVPTELVRGDVFRWGPLLAGALIASVPVAVLYTFFIDHFVAGLTAVAGE is encoded by the coding sequence ATGGCCGCGTCAGCGGTCAAGCAGCGCCGGTCGGGCACGAGCCGCCCGGGCGCGAAGGGCCGGCGCCTCGTCGGGCGCTCGGCGTTCTACCTCGTCATCACGCTCTTCACGGTGTTCGCGGCGCTGCCCTTCTACGTCATGCTCATCACGGCGTTCAAGCGCAACGCCGACTTCTTCGACCCGAACGCCAACCCGTTCTGGTTCAACCAGTCGCCCACCATGGAGCATATCCGGCTCCTCTTCCAGGACACGCTGTTCGTGCGCTGGCTCCTCAACTCGTTCATGGTGGGTGGGCTGGTCGTGGTCATAACGCTGCTGCTGGCCATTCCCGCCGCCTACAGCCTGGCGCGCCTGGCGGGCAGTTGGGGCGAGGCGCTGGCGATCGGCATCTTCCTCACCTACCTGATCCCTCCTACGCTCCTCTTCCTACCGTTCGCCAAGGTGATCGCGTTCTTAGGCCTCCAGAACTCGCTGTGGGCCTTGGTGGTGGCGTACCCGACCTTCACGGTGCCGTTCTGTACTTGGCTCCTCATGGGGTTCTTCAAAGGGATACCCACCGACATCGAGGAGCAGGCCATGGTCGACGGCTACACGCGCTTCGGCGCGTTCGTGCGGGCGGTGCTGCCCCTGGCGGTGCCGGGCATCCTCACGGTGGTCGTGTTCGCGTTCACGCTCTCGATGAGCGAGTTCGTCTACGCCCTCACGTTCGTGCAGGACTCGGCGCAGAAGACCGTCAGCATCGGCGTTCCCACCGAACTGGTTAGGGGCGACGTGTTCCGCTGGGGTCCGCTGCTGGCGGGGGCGCTGATCGCCAGCGTGCCCGTGGCCGTGCTCTACACGTTCTTCATCGACCACTTCGTGGCCGGGCTCACGGCGGTGGCGGGGGAGTAG
- a CDS encoding S8 family serine peptidase, whose product MQRIVRLVSSITLVLLVLAACTTPDTTAPTVTIVTPTDGATVAAGTSVEVSGKATDAGGIANVAVLVDGTEVVKVVPGATGTWTFPWTPTTEGTYELSAKATDKAGNSATSLAVTVTVTPALGATGSISGIITRTPPAGPAGLSAAAAPAPAPIVPGDAFVVFKPGARDVTLGTTAAGPAGALSFTADGGFAFAGNGFAKVTSFAHTGGLALYRSSGLDEAATRALVDDLRASDLVAEAFPNWILSANATPNDPLYGQQWHYAQLNLPAAWDVETGATNKVTVAVLDTGRFGHTDVQWAVGGANFANWNGTTPGAGEGSIDDPRTNPGGSTHGTHVAGTIGAITNNGAGVAGVNWNVDVLPVKVLGADGSGNFAGILEGIAWAAGETKTAYGTHINDNPAAVINMSLGGLLFDACPASIDGYFETLAGQRTYIVVSAGNDGSPADIAFPANCPHAITVGATGPTGARAYYSNYGPFIDVMAPGGDFDYGSSFGVLSTYWNGTSTYGYMEGTSMAAPHVSGVVSLMLAHDPDLTFDEVVEGLHNASAPLTQAECNVPALGFDGLNLCGAGLLDAEAAVLGNTLTTPTAYAYALPYEGGVAPWIGYGDLGSLEALAPYKVEATALAGGDFSYSLAGLEPGTYEVIGLELRDAATGISTIDRYGVVTGVEVVADEDADATVVVVPMYTMLPVAD is encoded by the coding sequence ATGCAAAGGATAGTGCGTCTAGTCTCGTCGATAACTCTCGTCTTGCTGGTGCTGGCAGCGTGCACCACGCCGGACACCACGGCGCCGACGGTCACCATCGTGACGCCAACGGACGGCGCCACCGTCGCCGCCGGCACCAGCGTGGAAGTAAGCGGCAAGGCCACCGACGCGGGCGGCATCGCCAACGTCGCGGTGCTGGTGGACGGCACCGAAGTCGTCAAGGTGGTGCCTGGCGCAACCGGCACCTGGACGTTCCCATGGACCCCCACCACGGAGGGCACCTACGAGCTGAGCGCGAAGGCGACCGACAAGGCCGGCAACAGCGCTACCAGCCTCGCCGTCACCGTGACCGTCACCCCCGCTCTCGGCGCCACGGGCTCCATCTCCGGCATCATCACGCGCACGCCGCCGGCCGGCCCGGCCGGCCTGTCGGCCGCGGCAGCGCCGGCCCCCGCGCCGATAGTCCCCGGGGATGCCTTCGTCGTGTTCAAGCCCGGCGCCCGCGACGTGACCCTCGGCACCACCGCAGCGGGCCCGGCCGGCGCCCTCTCGTTCACGGCCGACGGCGGCTTCGCCTTCGCCGGCAACGGCTTCGCCAAGGTGACTTCCTTCGCGCACACGGGCGGCCTCGCCCTCTACCGCAGCAGCGGCCTGGACGAGGCCGCGACGCGCGCGCTGGTGGACGACTTGCGCGCCTCCGACCTCGTCGCCGAAGCGTTCCCCAACTGGATCCTCTCGGCCAATGCCACTCCCAACGATCCGCTTTACGGCCAACAGTGGCATTACGCGCAGTTGAACCTGCCTGCGGCCTGGGACGTCGAGACCGGGGCCACCAACAAGGTGACCGTGGCGGTGCTCGACACGGGCCGCTTCGGCCACACGGACGTTCAGTGGGCCGTCGGCGGTGCCAACTTCGCAAACTGGAACGGAACCACGCCCGGCGCGGGCGAGGGTTCGATCGACGACCCACGTACGAACCCGGGCGGCAGCACGCACGGCACGCACGTGGCCGGCACCATCGGCGCCATAACCAACAACGGCGCCGGGGTTGCGGGTGTCAACTGGAACGTCGACGTGCTGCCCGTCAAGGTCTTGGGAGCCGACGGCAGCGGCAACTTCGCGGGCATCCTTGAAGGCATCGCGTGGGCGGCCGGTGAGACCAAGACGGCTTATGGCACTCACATCAACGACAACCCGGCAGCCGTCATCAACATGAGCCTTGGTGGGCTGCTGTTCGACGCCTGCCCCGCCTCCATCGATGGTTACTTCGAGACCCTGGCCGGCCAACGTACCTACATCGTCGTGTCCGCCGGTAACGACGGCTCGCCTGCCGACATCGCCTTCCCCGCCAACTGCCCGCACGCCATCACCGTTGGCGCTACCGGCCCCACCGGCGCGCGCGCCTACTACTCCAACTACGGTCCCTTCATCGACGTCATGGCGCCCGGTGGCGACTTCGACTATGGATCGAGCTTCGGCGTGCTTAGCACCTACTGGAATGGCACCTCCACCTACGGCTACATGGAAGGCACCAGCATGGCAGCGCCCCACGTTTCCGGCGTGGTGTCGCTCATGCTTGCGCACGACCCGGATCTCACCTTCGACGAGGTGGTGGAGGGACTGCACAACGCCTCGGCGCCCCTGACACAGGCAGAGTGCAACGTGCCCGCCCTCGGCTTCGACGGCCTCAACCTTTGCGGCGCTGGCCTGCTGGACGCCGAGGCGGCCGTCTTGGGTAACACCCTCACCACGCCCACGGCTTACGCCTACGCCCTGCCTTACGAAGGCGGTGTTGCTCCCTGGATCGGCTACGGCGACCTGGGTTCCCTCGAGGCGCTCGCGCCGTACAAGGTCGAGGCCACGGCGCTGGCCGGTGGCGATTTCAGCTACTCGCTCGCCGGGCTCGAGCCTGGCACCTACGAGGTCATCGGCCTCGAGCTGCGTGACGCCGCCACCGGCATCTCGACCATCGACCGCTACGGGGTCGTTACCGGCGTCGAGGTCGTGGCCGACGAGGACGCCGACGCCACCGTGGTCGTCGTTCCCATGTACACGATGCTGCCGGTGGCAGACTGA
- a CDS encoding sugar isomerase domain-containing protein, which yields MSSKFLAGLVKMIEQVEASQDGALDAAAAAMADALEKRQLVHLFGSGHSVIPTLDAFPRYGSFVGLHPLNDPRLMWHNVMGPGGVRELLWLEREEGYVQQYLSHEALRKGDVLVVFSHGGRNAAPVEAALYAKERGLFVIAVTSKVNLDRPASHSSGLRIGEIAHVTVDTCSPVEDAIVKVDGWDRPVGGSSTIVATAVMQELIARTAQKLADRGVSLPTFVSPTVPGASLASNDEVFTAHEELLSEAQDGFLKARRAAKG from the coding sequence ATGAGCAGCAAGTTCCTGGCAGGACTCGTCAAGATGATCGAGCAGGTAGAGGCGTCGCAAGACGGCGCGCTCGACGCGGCCGCAGCGGCAATGGCCGACGCCCTCGAGAAGCGGCAGTTGGTCCACCTCTTCGGCAGCGGCCACTCCGTCATTCCGACGCTGGATGCCTTCCCGCGCTACGGCAGCTTCGTGGGCCTCCACCCCCTCAACGACCCGCGCTTGATGTGGCACAACGTCATGGGCCCTGGCGGCGTGCGCGAGCTCTTGTGGCTCGAGCGCGAGGAGGGCTACGTCCAGCAGTACCTCTCGCACGAGGCCCTGCGTAAGGGCGACGTGCTGGTCGTGTTCTCTCACGGTGGCCGCAACGCCGCCCCGGTGGAGGCAGCCCTCTACGCCAAGGAGCGTGGGCTCTTCGTGATTGCCGTGACCTCGAAGGTGAACCTGGACCGGCCCGCCAGCCACAGCAGCGGTCTGCGCATTGGCGAGATCGCGCACGTGACCGTGGACACCTGCTCGCCGGTGGAGGACGCCATCGTGAAGGTGGACGGCTGGGACCGCCCGGTGGGCGGCAGTTCGACCATCGTGGCCACCGCCGTCATGCAGGAGCTCATCGCCCGTACCGCGCAGAAGCTGGCTGACCGCGGGGTGAGCCTGCCCACGTTCGTGTCACCCACGGTGCCCGGTGCGTCTCTTGCCTCCAACGACGAGGTATTCACGGCGCACGAGGAGCTGCTCTCCGAGGCGCAGGACGGCTTCTTGAAGGCGAGGCGGGCGGCGAAGGGCTAG
- a CDS encoding GntR family transcriptional regulator: protein MTRIDRERPEPLYHQLEVLLRARILSGEWPAESRIPTEQELCDAYQVSRVTARQAIRNLVEGGYLVRRAGLGTFVTAPLLTAGERGLKSFSEEMRALSLRPGATLLELKVAEADQTERDRLELPVGSRVVRIKRLRTGDGRPIGLQHTRLPAARFPDLAAVDLADRSLYELLEQRFGVVVAEARETFWVSKVPAEDAGILQVDKGVCAFRVERVAMDTAGVPIEFTTSLMRGDRYKIHWVLKGGTVTRSTQEGRIT, encoded by the coding sequence ATGACCCGCATCGACCGCGAGCGGCCGGAGCCGCTCTATCACCAGCTCGAGGTGCTGCTGAGGGCGAGGATCCTCTCCGGCGAGTGGCCGGCGGAGTCGCGCATCCCCACCGAGCAGGAGCTCTGCGACGCCTACCAGGTGAGCCGCGTGACCGCGCGGCAGGCCATCAGGAACCTGGTCGAGGGCGGCTACCTCGTGCGCCGCGCCGGGCTGGGCACGTTCGTGACGGCGCCGTTGCTCACCGCCGGGGAGAGGGGCCTGAAGTCTTTCAGCGAGGAGATGCGCGCGCTGAGTCTTCGTCCTGGCGCCACCCTGCTCGAGTTGAAGGTGGCCGAGGCCGACCAGACCGAGCGGGACCGCCTCGAGCTACCGGTAGGCTCGCGGGTCGTGCGCATCAAACGCCTCCGCACGGGCGACGGTCGCCCGATCGGCCTGCAGCACACGCGGCTGCCGGCCGCGCGGTTCCCCGACCTCGCCGCGGTCGACCTCGCCGACAGGTCGCTCTACGAACTCCTCGAGCAACGCTTCGGCGTGGTGGTGGCGGAGGCGCGCGAGACGTTCTGGGTGAGCAAGGTGCCCGCCGAGGACGCCGGCATCTTGCAGGTCGACAAGGGCGTCTGCGCCTTCCGCGTGGAGCGCGTCGCCATGGACACGGCCGGGGTCCCCATCGAGTTCACGACGTCGCTCATGCGCGGCGACAGGTACAAGATCCACTGGGTTCTGAAGGGCGGGACCGTCACGCGGTCTACGCAGGAAGGAAGAATCACATGA
- a CDS encoding ROK family protein produces the protein MNTYLGLDVGGTNIRLAVWDEAEPKVVARADTPQGFAKFVETIAGLVAPYTAVGVGVGFPGVAFDQHVGWVPKLPFLTDEDVAAELSAVCRAPVFFSNDAHAALLGEARFGAAKEAKVALLVSLGTGIGGGLLIGGRVFRGASGSAGSFGWVNMSLDDPTHPEHGQLELQASGSALDAAAGDLGLDTRALVAAAREGDERALGVVLGMGRRLGVGLATLVSVFDPEVVLVSGGLSAEFDLFEGAVNEALQQRASPSGRRVPIRPAALGWQAGAVGAAVLGREGRGAFV, from the coding sequence ATGAACACCTACCTGGGGCTCGACGTCGGCGGCACCAACATACGTTTGGCCGTCTGGGACGAGGCCGAGCCCAAGGTCGTGGCCCGTGCCGACACCCCGCAGGGCTTCGCGAAGTTCGTCGAGACGATAGCGGGGCTCGTGGCCCCGTACACCGCCGTGGGGGTCGGCGTCGGCTTCCCGGGCGTGGCGTTCGACCAGCACGTCGGCTGGGTGCCCAAGCTGCCCTTCCTCACGGACGAGGACGTGGCGGCCGAACTCTCCGCCGTCTGCCGCGCCCCCGTCTTCTTCTCCAACGACGCCCACGCCGCACTCCTGGGCGAGGCGCGCTTCGGGGCGGCCAAGGAGGCCAAGGTCGCGCTCCTCGTCAGCCTCGGCACCGGGATCGGCGGGGGCCTGCTGATAGGCGGCCGCGTCTTCCGCGGCGCCAGCGGTTCGGCCGGGTCGTTCGGTTGGGTGAACATGTCGCTGGACGATCCCACGCACCCAGAGCACGGCCAGCTAGAGCTCCAAGCATCGGGCTCGGCGCTGGACGCGGCCGCCGGCGATTTGGGCCTGGACACGCGCGCGCTGGTTGCGGCAGCCCGCGAGGGCGACGAGCGGGCGCTGGGCGTCGTTCTTGGCATGGGTAGGCGCTTGGGCGTCGGGCTGGCCACCCTCGTTTCAGTGTTCGACCCCGAGGTCGTCTTGGTAAGCGGCGGGTTGAGCGCCGAGTTCGACCTCTTCGAGGGCGCAGTTAACGAGGCGTTGCAGCAGCGCGCCTCGCCCTCGGGCAGGCGCGTGCCCATCAGGCCGGCCGCGCTCGGGTGGCAGGCGGGCGCCGTGGGCGCCGCAGTCTTGGGGCGCGAGGGCAGGGGGGCGTTCGTATGA
- a CDS encoding carbohydrate ABC transporter permease — protein MQRRLLMAVQYLVYALIVVLMLFPLFWMVASSFKTPQELQALPPVWLPSSIDFSAYARAFSTVPFARSFLNSFVIAGGSTLGILITSIMAGYVFAKLRFRGRNELFALVLSTMFLPPIVMLVPLYKIVQSLGLVDTLAGVMLPNIANAFGIFLMRQFIAGIPDELLESARLDGASEWTNLWRIVFPLLGPAIAALVVFAFTFHWNSFLWPLTVLQSPDQQTVVLALNRLVSYTSAIKFQNVVMAGAVISVLPNVLLFVFLQRYFIAGIAHTGSKG, from the coding sequence ATGCAGCGCCGGCTGCTGATGGCGGTGCAGTACCTCGTGTACGCGCTGATAGTCGTCCTCATGCTCTTCCCGCTCTTCTGGATGGTGGCGTCGAGCTTCAAGACCCCGCAAGAACTCCAGGCGCTGCCGCCCGTGTGGTTGCCGAGCAGCATCGACTTCTCCGCTTACGCCCGCGCCTTCAGCACGGTCCCGTTCGCGCGCTCTTTCCTTAACTCGTTCGTGATCGCCGGAGGCTCCACCCTGGGCATCCTGATCACGAGCATCATGGCCGGCTACGTCTTCGCCAAGCTCCGCTTCCGCGGCCGCAACGAACTGTTCGCGCTCGTCCTCTCGACCATGTTCCTGCCGCCCATCGTCATGCTCGTGCCGCTCTACAAGATCGTGCAGTCGCTCGGGTTGGTCGATACCCTCGCCGGCGTCATGCTCCCCAACATCGCCAACGCCTTCGGGATCTTCCTCATGCGCCAGTTCATAGCCGGGATCCCGGACGAGCTGCTCGAGTCGGCGCGACTAGACGGCGCTTCTGAGTGGACGAACCTCTGGCGCATCGTGTTCCCGCTCCTTGGTCCGGCCATAGCCGCGCTGGTGGTGTTCGCGTTCACGTTCCACTGGAACTCGTTCCTCTGGCCCCTCACGGTGCTTCAGAGCCCCGACCAGCAGACGGTCGTGCTGGCCCTCAACCGGCTCGTGTCTTACACGTCCGCCATCAAGTTCCAGAACGTGGTCATGGCCGGTGCCGTCATCAGCGTGCTGCCCAACGTCTTGCTGTTCGTGTTCTTGCAGCGCTACTTCATAGCCGGCATCGCGCACACGGGGTCCAAGGGATGA
- a CDS encoding sugar ABC transporter permease, which yields MTRRRTTPWPLILLSPGVGLLVLFVLLPILLTAWISLHTWSMYTPLSQMDYVGLANYRGLLDDRTFIRGLWNTLAYSGLSIALILPLAFFVGQLLYRGLIRGKSTLRAVVFLPYMIPTIAVAIIWGYLYAPLYGPLNQVLGWFGIPPRAWLGSVDQAMISLVIFNVWQTLGYYTVLMVAGLTQIPAVYFEAAVIDGANGWQQTWRITLPLLRRTLLFVVIIAMINSVQVFDPVYVLTQGGPASATTVLSYQVYKNAFEFGLAGKASSMAFVLFLVLVVAVAAVMRLLRDPTGES from the coding sequence TTGACCCGCCGCCGCACCACCCCATGGCCCCTCATCCTCCTCAGCCCGGGAGTGGGACTGTTGGTGCTGTTCGTGCTCTTACCTATCTTGCTCACGGCCTGGATCAGCCTGCACACCTGGTCAATGTACACGCCGCTATCTCAGATGGATTACGTCGGCCTCGCCAACTACCGCGGCCTCCTGGACGACCGCACCTTCATCCGCGGCCTGTGGAACACGCTCGCCTATTCCGGCCTTTCCATCGCCCTTATCTTGCCGCTGGCGTTCTTCGTCGGGCAGCTTCTCTACCGCGGGTTGATTAGGGGCAAGTCGACGCTCCGCGCCGTCGTGTTCCTGCCGTACATGATCCCCACCATCGCCGTGGCCATCATCTGGGGTTACCTCTACGCGCCCCTGTACGGCCCCCTCAACCAGGTCCTCGGCTGGTTCGGCATCCCGCCCAGGGCCTGGCTCGGCTCGGTGGACCAGGCCATGATCTCGCTCGTCATATTCAACGTCTGGCAGACCCTCGGCTACTACACGGTGCTCATGGTGGCCGGCCTCACGCAGATCCCGGCCGTCTACTTCGAGGCCGCCGTCATCGACGGCGCGAACGGCTGGCAGCAGACGTGGCGCATCACCCTGCCGCTGCTGCGGCGCACGCTGCTGTTCGTCGTGATCATCGCGATGATCAACAGCGTGCAGGTCTTCGACCCCGTCTACGTCCTCACCCAGGGCGGCCCCGCCAGCGCCACCACCGTCCTCTCGTACCAGGTGTACAAGAACGCCTTCGAGTTCGGCCTGGCCGGCAAGGCCAGCAGCATGGCCTTCGTCTTGTTCCTGGTCCTGGTCGTGGCCGTCGCGGCCGTCATGCGGCTGCTGCGCGACCCCACCGGGGAGTCCTGA
- a CDS encoding extracellular solute-binding protein, producing the protein MRSKLSSLARVVVSAAVLALGAAYAQVTISYLTHWPPETVDLLSAAIDKYEAANPGVKIEVRAVPFGNLLSTLRSQATSPNGPTITGIYELWLPELVKSGIADAAPDAYSADVLANWPAGLVGSVSSDGTVYGYPNEVNLYALNYNKRLFAEAGIDGPPTTWEELIADAKKLTKRQGNTIVQQGFGLINSWPAGVVHPWLSFVYSNGGKFLDGTTATLDAPATEAVTELYHQLIFDDKVTDPAMGTANASTTGPYLQNFANGQTAMIVMANWWQSALRDSMGDAFDDIATAPIPVGPNGTEPHPVSYAWLTMVNSHASAEQRAAAWAFLEWLDGPTSGENGSSAMGDILSSMGIIPSRNSDVVAHSDELSSPFLQGYVSQLGNAIPFPTILGGEEISNALQQWLERVEFGQSSVADMTKNANKEIDEILERNY; encoded by the coding sequence ATGAGAAGCAAGCTCTCGTCCCTCGCACGCGTTGTGGTTAGCGCCGCGGTACTGGCGCTGGGCGCCGCCTACGCGCAGGTCACCATCAGCTACCTCACGCACTGGCCACCGGAGACCGTCGACCTCCTCAGCGCCGCCATCGACAAGTACGAGGCGGCCAACCCGGGCGTGAAGATCGAGGTTCGCGCCGTGCCGTTCGGCAACCTCCTGAGTACGTTGCGCTCGCAGGCCACCAGCCCCAACGGCCCGACCATCACGGGCATCTACGAACTGTGGCTGCCGGAACTCGTCAAGAGCGGGATTGCCGACGCCGCACCAGACGCCTACTCGGCGGACGTGCTCGCCAACTGGCCCGCCGGTCTCGTGGGGAGCGTCTCGTCGGACGGCACGGTGTACGGCTACCCGAACGAGGTGAACCTCTACGCGCTCAACTACAACAAGCGCCTCTTCGCCGAGGCGGGGATCGACGGGCCGCCCACCACCTGGGAAGAGCTGATCGCCGACGCCAAGAAGCTCACCAAGCGCCAGGGCAACACCATCGTGCAGCAGGGCTTCGGCCTCATCAACTCGTGGCCGGCCGGCGTCGTGCACCCGTGGCTGTCGTTCGTTTACTCCAACGGCGGCAAGTTCTTGGACGGCACCACCGCCACGCTCGACGCGCCCGCCACCGAGGCCGTCACCGAGCTGTACCACCAGCTGATCTTCGACGACAAGGTCACCGACCCCGCCATGGGCACCGCCAACGCCAGCACCACCGGCCCCTACCTGCAGAACTTCGCCAACGGCCAGACCGCCATGATCGTCATGGCCAACTGGTGGCAGAGCGCGCTGCGCGATTCGATGGGCGACGCCTTCGACGACATCGCCACCGCCCCCATCCCCGTCGGCCCCAACGGCACCGAGCCGCACCCCGTGTCTTACGCCTGGCTGACGATGGTCAACAGCCACGCCAGCGCCGAGCAGCGCGCCGCTGCCTGGGCGTTCCTCGAGTGGCTCGACGGCCCCACGAGCGGCGAGAACGGCTCCTCGGCAATGGGCGACATCCTCTCGAGCATGGGCATCATCCCCAGCCGCAACAGCGACGTCGTTGCCCATAGCGACGAGCTCAGCTCGCCGTTCCTCCAGGGTTACGTCTCGCAACTCGGCAACGCCATCCCGTTCCCCACCATCCTGGGCGGGGAAGAGATCTCCAACGCCCTCCAGCAGTGGCTCGAGCGCGTGGAGTTCGGCCAGTCGAGCGTGGCCGACATGACCAAGAACGCGAACAAGGAGATCGACGAGATCCTCGAACGCAACTACTGA
- a CDS encoding polysaccharide biosynthesis tyrosine autokinase, whose amino-acid sequence MDDQVELNLNDLFQLLRRGLVFALAVAAGAGLLTYFLSKRMTPEYNSTTTLLASRPSSNAQSNFGVSLVTAPVVDTSAYQAAAKSYPVLVEALNVLGENDPDAKTVAAFAKLVSVRLEAAQQSSLIRLTVRDADPQWAARAANALAAGLLHWDTTRAKQNLQVIVHTLETQVQAFDTEIAGLESAPDGGTAATSQLEGLRTLRADRAMQLNAVRALSASAVGLLEVLEPARPALEPSRPRPMRNAALAFALGLFLVYALLLLRDSLDMRFRGADDVLSSTGFPVLGEFPRLPPGSVHLPHEATGYLRTNIMFATAQNLPKVILVTSAQPTEGKTSVAIGLAESFARNDYRTVLIDADMRRPAASERLGLTRITTSPNATLRAYLEKPSLAETPTSTVVDGLLLEVIPTFEPAPSPTELLSRSFASVLHRLKDDYDVIVIDSPPALPVADAMTIAPHATGVVLAVSLPTADRRAVKATLDLLERINVRILGMALTNVEPSRSLGGTRGYGYGYGYGYGPVEVPQANRNEPVRTRRLPNRAAADD is encoded by the coding sequence ATGGATGACCAGGTAGAACTCAATCTGAATGATCTTTTCCAGCTGCTGCGTCGTGGGTTGGTTTTCGCCCTAGCGGTAGCCGCAGGAGCCGGCCTCCTCACCTACTTCCTGAGTAAGCGCATGACGCCCGAGTACAACTCGACTACCACGCTGCTTGCCAGCCGGCCCAGCAGCAACGCTCAGTCCAACTTCGGAGTTTCCCTGGTCACGGCCCCGGTCGTAGACACGAGTGCCTACCAGGCTGCGGCAAAGAGCTACCCCGTGCTTGTCGAGGCCCTGAATGTACTGGGGGAGAACGATCCCGACGCCAAGACAGTTGCGGCTTTCGCGAAGCTAGTAAGCGTGAGGCTGGAGGCGGCTCAACAGTCAAGCCTGATCCGATTGACCGTGCGAGACGCCGACCCACAGTGGGCCGCAAGGGCTGCTAACGCTCTTGCCGCTGGACTATTACATTGGGACACCACGCGGGCCAAGCAGAATCTGCAGGTGATCGTGCACACTCTGGAAACGCAAGTACAGGCGTTCGACACGGAGATTGCCGGACTCGAGAGTGCGCCCGACGGTGGTACGGCCGCAACCAGCCAGTTGGAAGGCTTGCGGACTTTGCGCGCTGACCGAGCAATGCAACTCAACGCAGTGCGCGCCCTGAGTGCGTCTGCGGTCGGACTGCTGGAAGTACTCGAACCCGCTCGGCCAGCGCTAGAGCCGTCGAGGCCGCGGCCGATGCGTAACGCCGCACTTGCCTTCGCGCTCGGGCTCTTTCTCGTTTACGCGCTGCTCTTGCTGCGCGACTCCCTCGACATGCGGTTCCGTGGGGCGGACGACGTGCTCAGTTCCACCGGCTTCCCCGTCCTAGGCGAGTTCCCTCGTCTACCACCCGGCTCCGTCCACTTGCCGCACGAGGCCACCGGCTACCTGCGAACTAACATCATGTTCGCTACCGCACAGAACCTTCCTAAGGTGATCCTCGTGACGAGCGCCCAACCCACCGAGGGCAAGACTTCCGTGGCCATCGGCCTGGCGGAGAGTTTCGCCCGGAACGATTACCGAACCGTCTTGATAGATGCCGACATGCGCAGGCCGGCAGCATCTGAGCGGCTCGGGCTAACACGCATAACCACTAGCCCGAACGCCACCCTGAGGGCGTACCTGGAGAAACCGAGCCTGGCCGAGACGCCTACCAGTACCGTGGTGGACGGCCTGCTTCTCGAGGTTATCCCCACCTTCGAGCCGGCGCCCTCGCCCACGGAGTTACTGTCGCGCTCGTTCGCTTCGGTGCTGCACAGGCTGAAGGACGACTACGACGTGATCGTCATCGACTCTCCTCCTGCGCTGCCGGTGGCCGACGCCATGACCATCGCTCCCCACGCCACTGGGGTCGTCCTTGCCGTAAGCCTGCCAACGGCTGACAGGCGAGCGGTTAAGGCTACACTCGACCTCCTCGAGCGAATCAACGTGCGCATTCTCGGCATGGCCCTCACCAACGTCGAACCCAGTCGTTCACTCGGCGGCACCCGGGGTTATGGCTACGGCTACGGTTATGGCTATGGGCCCGTCGAGGTGCCGCAAGCTAATAGAAACGAACCGGTGCGCACCCGGCGTCTCCCCAACAGGGCAGCGGCCGACGACTAG